One window of Candidatus Nitrospira kreftii genomic DNA carries:
- a CDS encoding hypothetical protein (conserved protein of unknown function) has protein sequence MPPPADNAAMTPLKILIVEDRETDTELIVRELKKHGFAPSWIRVDTEEDFLRQIHTPLDLISVDAIMPQFSAHRVLMLLQEHQLDTPCIVISGSIGEEEAVSLIRAGASDYLMKDRLGRLGQSIRQVLDQHRLRREHTRAHNALITLNQELERRIAERTARLEELNHDLAEELLERKQIEQQLREHETALERRVAARTVQLERSYARLRRLASALTLAEQRERKNLASELHDYLAQLLVVSKFKIAQLRRNPSDNNVRSLLQEVDSSLDQALTYSRTLIAHLSPTVLFIQGLVAALHWLPEYFSKQGLCVQVKSHVSTVTLSEDRSILLFQSVRELLFNALKHAGTGEATVEIHVIDKRVLRITVADDGTGFDGEMLNGDTKGFGLLSIRERIEGLDGAFSVLSSPGAGTRIELSIPLTDVAGPPERSSKGQETEGRSIEPCRVLIVDDHQLLRQELTRLLNAMNGIMVVGEASNGKEAIELAASLSPDAIMMDINMPALDGIEATRQILAHNPDVKVIGITVHADQDIHMRMMAAGAVASLSKDTLAQDLQPTICRILDLQDMLASS, from the coding sequence ATGCCTCCTCCAGCCGACAATGCAGCGATGACTCCACTCAAAATACTCATCGTCGAGGATCGCGAAACCGATACGGAACTCATTGTTCGCGAACTCAAAAAGCACGGTTTCGCTCCCTCGTGGATACGCGTCGACACTGAAGAAGATTTCCTTCGTCAGATTCACACACCGTTAGACTTGATCTCCGTCGACGCCATCATGCCGCAGTTCAGTGCGCACCGCGTCCTCATGTTGCTTCAAGAGCACCAACTCGATACCCCCTGCATCGTCATCTCCGGCTCCATCGGGGAAGAAGAAGCCGTCTCACTCATCCGCGCCGGTGCGTCCGATTATCTGATGAAAGATCGTCTTGGACGACTCGGACAATCCATCCGTCAGGTACTGGATCAGCACCGACTGCGCAGGGAACATACGCGGGCCCATAACGCCCTGATTACATTGAATCAGGAACTGGAGCGGCGCATTGCAGAACGCACCGCTCGGCTGGAGGAGCTCAATCACGATCTGGCTGAGGAACTTCTGGAGCGCAAGCAGATCGAACAGCAGCTACGGGAGCATGAAACCGCCCTGGAACGACGAGTGGCGGCGCGGACGGTACAACTCGAAAGATCGTACGCCCGACTACGGCGCCTGGCGAGCGCATTGACGTTGGCTGAACAGCGAGAGCGTAAGAACCTGGCCTCCGAGCTGCACGATTATCTCGCTCAATTATTGGTCGTGTCGAAATTTAAGATCGCCCAGCTCCGTCGCAATCCCTCTGATAATAATGTTCGGTCACTGTTGCAGGAGGTGGATTCCTCGCTTGATCAGGCGTTGACCTATAGTAGAACCCTCATCGCTCACCTGAGTCCAACCGTTCTCTTCATCCAGGGACTCGTTGCCGCCCTTCACTGGCTGCCGGAATATTTCTCTAAGCAAGGCCTTTGCGTTCAGGTGAAGTCCCACGTCTCTACTGTAACACTCTCCGAAGATCGTTCGATTTTACTGTTTCAATCGGTGCGAGAGCTGTTGTTTAATGCGCTGAAGCACGCCGGTACTGGTGAGGCCACCGTTGAGATACACGTTATTGATAAACGAGTCTTGCGCATCACCGTGGCGGATGACGGAACAGGTTTCGATGGGGAAATGTTAAACGGAGACACGAAAGGGTTCGGGTTGCTCAGCATTAGAGAACGAATCGAAGGGTTGGACGGCGCCTTTTCCGTGCTCTCTTCGCCGGGAGCCGGCACGCGGATTGAGTTGTCCATTCCCTTAACTGACGTTGCCGGACCACCGGAACGGTCGAGTAAGGGACAGGAAACCGAGGGTCGGTCGATCGAACCATGTCGCGTCTTGATCGTAGACGATCATCAGTTGTTACGACAGGAATTGACCAGGCTCTTAAATGCCATGAACGGCATTATGGTAGTTGGTGAGGCATCGAATGGAAAAGAGGCAATAGAATTGGCGGCCTCCCTTTCCCCGGATGCTATTATGATGGACATCAATATGCCGGCCCTCGATGGAATCGAGGCTACACGACAGATTCTTGCTCACAATCCAGACGTGAAGGTCATCGGGATCACAGTCCACGCCGATCAAGATATTCATATGCGTATGATGGCCGCGGGAGCAGTGGCTTCCTTGTCTAAGGATACGCTCGCGCAAGATCTTCAGCCGACCATATGTCGAATTCTTGATCTTCAAGACATGTTGGCATCTTCGTGA
- a CDS encoding putative stress response protein (Modular protein) — protein MNIYRKLVATLVVAGGTLIGTQSFAVTAPVWGSAMNEQGSAHVVPVVNDDQLKGNWKQFKGELKKKWADLTDDDLLYIEGRTDKLEGKIQERYGDKEEEVKKWVDEWFERHDVQGRSRTK, from the coding sequence ATGAACATCTATCGAAAACTAGTCGCAACTCTTGTTGTCGCCGGAGGTACCCTCATCGGGACTCAATCCTTCGCGGTTACTGCGCCGGTCTGGGGATCGGCAATGAATGAGCAAGGGAGTGCTCACGTGGTGCCGGTCGTCAATGATGATCAGCTGAAGGGAAACTGGAAACAGTTTAAGGGCGAGCTGAAGAAGAAGTGGGCGGACCTCACGGATGACGACCTGTTGTACATCGAAGGCCGTACAGACAAGCTGGAAGGTAAGATTCAAGAACGGTATGGAGACAAGGAAGAGGAAGTGAAGAAATGGGTGGACGAGTGGTTCGAGCGACACGATGTCCAAGGGCGCTCGCGTACAAAATAG
- a CDS encoding putative stress response protein yields MNAEQFKGKWSQFKGEAKRQWGKLTDDDLTEAEGNYDKFIGRVQERYGDKKEDVMKWTNDWYEKQVDEAGSPTRK; encoded by the coding sequence ATGAATGCAGAGCAATTCAAAGGAAAGTGGAGTCAGTTCAAAGGTGAGGCCAAGCGTCAGTGGGGCAAGCTCACGGATGACGACCTGACTGAGGCAGAAGGAAACTACGATAAGTTCATTGGACGTGTGCAAGAGCGATATGGTGACAAGAAAGAAGACGTCATGAAATGGACGAACGACTGGTATGAGAAGCAGGTCGACGAAGCAGGATCACCAACGCGCAAATAG
- a CDS encoding hypothetical protein (conserved exported protein of unknown function), giving the protein MVNLLTSKLIGVGVLSLLLCAALSTVALAEEQAVYDGTPDVEQPGTTIHGKVVKVQKRDAAAHQWDVSVKNVATGEVVLLHLDKATQVKEKAQDPAIGDMVVVKYDDHSKHALTFLKDGSPSPNPAP; this is encoded by the coding sequence ATGGTGAACCTACTCACATCGAAGCTAATAGGGGTCGGAGTTCTCAGTCTCCTATTGTGTGCAGCCCTATCGACTGTAGCATTGGCTGAAGAACAGGCGGTTTACGACGGCACTCCGGATGTTGAGCAACCAGGAACAACGATCCACGGTAAAGTCGTCAAAGTGCAGAAGCGCGACGCAGCCGCACACCAATGGGATGTGTCGGTAAAGAACGTGGCAACGGGTGAGGTGGTGCTGCTCCACCTTGACAAGGCGACTCAGGTGAAGGAGAAGGCCCAGGATCCCGCTATTGGGGACATGGTGGTCGTGAAGTATGACGACCATAGTAAGCATGCCCTCACCTTCCTCAAGGACGGATCGCCATCGCCAAACCCAGCCCCGTAA
- a CDS encoding hypothetical protein (conserved exported protein of unknown function) — protein sequence MNSLSKAVGIGCFSLVCCLTLSTAALSVDREVYDKPEAIKSGKTMNGKVVEVDARNSNAQRWDVSVQNHDTGEVVVLHIDKTTTRKDRQMDPDIGDNVIVKYDEKSKHAISFLTDARSHN from the coding sequence ATGAACAGCCTATCTAAAGCAGTTGGAATTGGTTGTTTTAGTCTTGTCTGTTGCCTGACCCTATCTACCGCGGCCCTATCTGTCGATAGAGAGGTCTACGATAAGCCCGAGGCTATAAAGTCTGGGAAAACGATGAATGGGAAAGTCGTCGAAGTCGATGCGCGTAACTCGAATGCGCAACGATGGGATGTCTCTGTGCAGAACCACGACACGGGCGAAGTGGTCGTTCTCCATATTGATAAGACAACGACCAGGAAAGATCGTCAGATGGATCCTGACATCGGAGACAACGTGATAGTCAAGTATGACGAGAAAAGTAAGCATGCCATTTCGTTTTTGACGGATGCACGGTCGCATAATTAA
- a CDS encoding hypothetical protein (conserved protein of unknown function) produces MAALTIIVDGAPITTFQVFCRTVRLPAVILAIGIVLLGTNPAWSRPVTDEYILGFATSVLRHEFNVIDATLKVRSGVVWVNSSGLEGINQDKLKRALGSIEGVKQVVISDTEETMAPALPDEAGQAGSLDGATGFLARGLLVAPFHADPRWPHFSAAYRGYRTNDLTAAFAGTFGETFSLYRNRAPFNGQWELVLQAGVFSLFDLSATSLDLVNADYNVGLLTAYRSGKFSGFLRLHHQSSHLGDEFILANQRVQRINLSYEEVDVKLAYDVSDWIRIYAGGGYLAHRDPSDVEPISTQWGLELTSPIVFLNGSVTPICYADFQSNERSQWSIAQSIMAGLRFENARIGNRQLQLLAQYFAGPSPDGQFYAQHSHWFGIGLHFYF; encoded by the coding sequence ATGGCTGCCCTCACGATCATCGTTGACGGAGCCCCCATCACGACCTTTCAAGTATTTTGCAGAACCGTCCGATTACCGGCCGTCATTCTGGCTATCGGGATCGTACTGCTCGGGACGAATCCGGCGTGGTCTCGACCGGTCACTGACGAATATATTCTAGGTTTTGCGACGTCCGTGTTGCGCCATGAATTCAACGTGATTGACGCGACTCTGAAAGTTCGGAGCGGCGTAGTATGGGTCAATAGCAGCGGCCTGGAGGGCATTAATCAGGACAAGCTGAAGCGGGCCTTAGGCAGCATCGAGGGTGTCAAACAAGTTGTCATCAGCGACACGGAAGAAACCATGGCGCCTGCATTACCCGATGAAGCGGGACAAGCCGGTTCTCTGGATGGTGCAACGGGGTTTTTAGCGCGTGGTCTACTCGTTGCCCCTTTTCACGCTGATCCACGGTGGCCGCATTTTTCAGCCGCGTATCGTGGATATCGCACCAATGATCTCACAGCGGCCTTTGCCGGCACCTTCGGTGAAACCTTCTCGCTTTACCGCAACCGAGCGCCGTTCAACGGGCAGTGGGAACTTGTTCTCCAAGCCGGCGTCTTCAGCCTGTTTGATCTAAGCGCGACTTCGCTGGACCTTGTGAACGCGGATTACAACGTGGGACTTCTCACGGCCTATCGGTCCGGAAAGTTCTCAGGATTTTTGCGGCTCCATCACCAAAGTTCCCACCTCGGTGACGAGTTTATCCTCGCGAACCAGCGGGTCCAGCGCATCAATCTGAGCTACGAGGAAGTGGATGTGAAGTTAGCGTATGACGTATCCGACTGGATTCGCATCTATGCCGGCGGTGGCTACTTGGCCCACCGCGATCCATCGGATGTGGAACCAATCAGTACTCAATGGGGTCTTGAGCTGACCAGCCCCATTGTGTTTTTGAACGGGTCCGTCACACCGATCTGTTATGCGGATTTTCAATCCAATGAGCGTTCGCAATGGTCGATTGCGCAATCCATCATGGCGGGCTTGCGATTTGAAAACGCACGAATCGGAAATCGGCAGCTACAACTCCTCGCCCAATATTTTGCAGGTCCCTCCCCTGACGGCCAGTTCTATGCGCAACATTCCCATTGGTTTGGCATCGGACTTCATTTCTATTTCTGA
- a CDS encoding hypothetical protein (conserved protein of unknown function), with translation MGRYKLGLIIPHPEDQKWDSVWKLFRTPNLNLPTLAALIPEDEWDIEIQDEIVGPLNFERDYDLVFITVTTVVAIRAYEVARLFRERGAKVVLGGIHPSTLPDEASHHADAIVIGEGELTVPRLIEDFKKGQMQPQYRMPYMVPQWDEKPPRWDLLPQGYMFRDALTATRGCNYRCTFCSIHLALGGGQYGFRKKPPADVVKLVEQMNGPMVMFWDDDLLSDPAYTRELCHALKPLGKKWMSQMSATYVAHHPELLKTLKESGCSAMFMGIESINQESLKSVEKQNSAKLYEEMITRIHDQGIDIHAGFICGLDHEDVYDFERTAEWATKMGLAGALWRIMTPYPGTKQFADLKAAGRILTENWTAYTGEHVVYQPAKMTVEQLYWGHKWAKGQFYSFKSIGQRALQRASQNGFGELLNITGCGLGYRSMFHLAADAAPVNVYRDMDHLPPQAEPIAYRFPYPPKKRFSFVTDRLDQLRAKVQPRPRINKC, from the coding sequence ATGGGACGCTATAAGCTAGGGCTCATCATTCCCCATCCCGAAGATCAGAAATGGGACTCGGTGTGGAAGCTGTTCCGGACGCCGAACCTGAACCTGCCGACCCTGGCCGCCCTCATCCCTGAGGACGAATGGGATATCGAGATCCAAGACGAAATTGTCGGGCCGCTGAACTTCGAACGCGACTACGATCTGGTCTTCATTACCGTCACCACCGTCGTGGCCATCCGCGCCTATGAAGTGGCGCGGCTCTTCCGCGAGCGTGGAGCCAAAGTGGTCCTGGGCGGGATCCATCCCTCGACGCTCCCAGACGAAGCGAGCCACCATGCCGATGCCATTGTCATCGGTGAAGGGGAGCTGACCGTCCCGCGGCTGATTGAAGACTTCAAGAAGGGCCAGATGCAGCCCCAGTACCGCATGCCGTACATGGTGCCGCAGTGGGATGAGAAGCCACCGCGGTGGGACCTGTTACCGCAAGGCTACATGTTCCGCGACGCCCTCACCGCGACCCGCGGCTGTAATTACCGCTGTACGTTTTGCTCGATTCATCTGGCCTTAGGAGGCGGTCAGTACGGATTCCGCAAAAAACCCCCGGCCGATGTGGTCAAACTCGTGGAACAGATGAACGGGCCGATGGTGATGTTCTGGGACGACGACCTGCTCTCTGATCCGGCCTATACCCGGGAGCTGTGCCACGCCCTGAAGCCGCTTGGGAAGAAGTGGATGAGCCAGATGAGTGCGACGTATGTGGCCCATCATCCAGAATTGCTGAAGACATTGAAAGAGTCTGGCTGCTCAGCCATGTTTATGGGCATCGAGTCGATCAATCAAGAGTCGCTCAAGTCCGTCGAGAAGCAAAATTCGGCGAAGTTGTATGAGGAGATGATTACCCGTATCCATGACCAGGGCATCGACATCCATGCGGGCTTTATCTGCGGCTTGGACCATGAAGATGTGTATGATTTCGAGCGGACCGCGGAATGGGCGACGAAGATGGGGTTGGCCGGGGCGCTCTGGCGGATTATGACGCCCTACCCTGGCACCAAACAGTTTGCGGACCTCAAGGCTGCCGGACGGATTCTGACCGAGAACTGGACGGCCTATACCGGCGAACATGTGGTCTATCAACCGGCCAAGATGACGGTGGAGCAATTGTATTGGGGCCACAAGTGGGCCAAGGGGCAATTTTACTCGTTCAAGTCGATCGGGCAGCGGGCGCTTCAACGGGCCTCACAGAACGGATTCGGCGAACTGCTCAACATCACCGGCTGTGGCCTGGGCTATCGCTCCATGTTCCACTTGGCGGCCGATGCCGCACCGGTGAATGTCTACCGCGATATGGACCATTTGCCGCCCCAAGCGGAACCGATCGCCTATCGGTTTCCCTACCCACCGAAGAAGCGGTTCAGTTTCGTCACGGACCGGCTCGACCAGCTCCGCGCTAAAGTGCAGCCACGCCCACGCATCAATAAGTGCTGA
- a CDS encoding Glucose-6-phosphate 1-dehydrogenase, which produces MAHHHFVLLGAGSDVACRYVFPALAELEAANLLSQDFRVSAVTRKDWKDIADFRRHIEERVKDRSGKTTKGALRKLLARVRHASADLTDFQQLKAVVGPLQDPVVLYFGLPPSISEAIVENLREVRLPPQSRVMLEKPFGHNVKSAQALNQKLLGLFQEQDIFRVDHFLAKQTVQNILGIRFANRVLDSAWDRQHVERVEIVWDETNTLEGRAGYYDSAGALKDMIQNHLLQLMCLVAMEPPSSLTESELRNRKMDLLRDVRSLSQYEIERYTMRGRYTAGNVKGRTVRDYVNEPGVDPRRQTETYAKIRLFVDNQRWRDVPFVLRTGKAMKQDRQELTVFFKPSRYSTFGSSHTVKSNQLRLGLKVDQVGLTLNVNGPGNPLEAESVELNAELAPEPMSAYASLILDVLKGESIFFIRNDEAEEAWRVVDPIVTGWEDDLVPLQTYQAGSS; this is translated from the coding sequence ATGGCCCATCATCATTTCGTACTACTCGGTGCTGGTTCAGACGTGGCCTGCCGATATGTATTCCCCGCCTTGGCAGAACTTGAAGCGGCAAATCTTCTTTCTCAGGATTTTCGTGTGTCGGCCGTTACCAGGAAGGACTGGAAGGATATAGCAGACTTTCGTCGTCATATTGAGGAACGAGTCAAGGACCGATCTGGGAAAACAACCAAAGGCGCATTGAGGAAGCTGTTGGCACGAGTCCGCCATGCCTCCGCCGATCTGACCGACTTTCAACAGCTCAAAGCTGTGGTCGGACCATTACAGGATCCTGTGGTGCTGTACTTCGGTCTTCCCCCTTCAATCTCTGAGGCGATCGTGGAGAATCTTCGGGAAGTTCGTTTGCCTCCACAAAGCCGTGTGATGCTCGAGAAGCCGTTCGGACACAACGTGAAGTCGGCGCAAGCGCTCAATCAGAAATTGCTCGGGCTCTTCCAGGAACAGGATATTTTTCGCGTCGATCATTTCTTGGCTAAACAGACAGTGCAAAATATTCTTGGGATTCGATTCGCCAATCGGGTGTTGGATTCGGCTTGGGATCGTCAACATGTCGAGCGAGTAGAGATTGTATGGGACGAAACAAATACGCTGGAAGGACGGGCCGGATATTATGATTCCGCCGGCGCCTTAAAGGACATGATCCAGAACCACCTATTACAGCTGATGTGCTTGGTAGCCATGGAGCCTCCATCCAGCCTGACCGAATCCGAGTTGCGCAATCGAAAGATGGACTTACTGCGGGACGTTCGGTCGTTATCTCAGTACGAGATTGAGCGATACACGATGCGTGGTCGCTATACAGCCGGCAATGTCAAGGGTCGGACGGTGCGTGACTACGTCAATGAGCCGGGCGTCGATCCAAGGCGTCAAACTGAAACCTATGCGAAAATCCGTCTCTTTGTCGACAATCAGCGGTGGAGAGACGTCCCCTTCGTCTTGCGGACAGGAAAGGCCATGAAGCAGGATCGCCAAGAGCTCACGGTATTTTTTAAGCCTTCTCGGTACTCGACATTCGGATCCTCTCACACGGTGAAATCAAATCAATTGCGGTTGGGTCTTAAAGTGGATCAAGTCGGATTGACTCTCAACGTGAATGGTCCGGGTAACCCTTTGGAGGCTGAATCCGTCGAACTGAACGCGGAACTTGCGCCAGAACCGATGTCTGCCTATGCAAGCCTCATCCTGGACGTGCTCAAGGGGGAGTCGATATTTTTTATCAGGAATGATGAAGCGGAGGAAGCCTGGAGGGTTGTGGACCCAATCGTGACGGGCTGGGAGGACGATCTTGTCCCGTTGCAGACGTATCAAGCAGGCTCTTCGTGA
- a CDS encoding putative oxidoreductase YhdF, which translates to MTPRPQSENRDHHGVGKLMGKVALITGGDSGIGRAVAIAFAREGADLAISYFDEHKDAEDTQRMVKDEGRRCLAISGDVGDHEHCMHLVHAALEELGHLDILVNNAAQQQAQDSLDKITPAQLERTFRTNIFSYFFMAQAALPHLTEGSSIINTTSVTAYKGSPQLLDYSSTKGAIVSFTRSLALSLSERKIRVNAVAPGPIWTPLIPSTFPPDRVATFGSDVPLRRAGQPEKVAPSYVFLASADASYMTGQVLHPNGGTVVNG; encoded by the coding sequence ATGACTCCTCGCCCGCAGTCGGAGAACCGCGATCACCACGGCGTAGGCAAACTAATGGGAAAAGTTGCACTCATCACCGGCGGCGACAGTGGGATCGGCCGAGCAGTTGCCATTGCCTTTGCGCGCGAAGGGGCCGATCTGGCAATTAGTTACTTCGATGAGCACAAGGATGCGGAGGACACTCAGCGTATGGTCAAGGACGAGGGACGACGTTGTCTGGCCATTTCCGGTGACGTTGGAGATCACGAGCACTGCATGCACCTCGTCCATGCAGCCTTAGAGGAACTAGGCCATCTTGATATCCTCGTCAACAATGCCGCTCAACAGCAAGCCCAAGACAGCCTCGACAAGATCACACCGGCTCAGCTGGAGCGGACGTTTCGTACGAACATCTTTTCCTATTTTTTCATGGCGCAAGCGGCATTACCGCATCTCACAGAAGGCTCGAGCATCATCAATACCACATCCGTCACGGCCTATAAGGGAAGTCCGCAATTGCTCGACTATTCATCAACGAAAGGCGCCATTGTCTCGTTCACGAGATCCTTGGCTTTATCGTTGTCCGAAAGAAAGATTCGGGTCAATGCTGTGGCTCCAGGTCCGATCTGGACCCCATTAATCCCCTCAACATTTCCTCCTGACCGTGTCGCCACTTTTGGATCGGACGTTCCCTTACGCCGTGCCGGACAACCTGAGAAAGTGGCGCCGAGTTATGTGTTTCTCGCCTCAGCGGATGCTTCCTATATGACAGGACAAGTCCTTCATCCCAATGGGGGCACAGTCGTTAATGGATGA
- a CDS encoding hypothetical protein (Non-homologous end joining protein Ku), with translation MSRVLWKGAISFGLVHIPVGLYSAEKRNSFDLTMVDRRNMKPIGFKRYNKETEEEVPWDQIVKGYEYEKNRYVILTDEDFRQANVEATQTVDILRFVDEEDIAPMYFDSPYYLAPEARGEKGYVLLRDILKQTHKVGIANVVISTRQYVAALLPVNEMILMNTLRYADEVRDAQDLDILPKNKRVGVTAKEREMAVKLVEEMTGEWDPKDYHDTYREDLLKLIEKRIKAGRTEMIGDPEGEAVEAPPTRGKVVDLMALLKRSVKDKTKGRQMSSNHQRTRGRSDRSRRKTG, from the coding sequence ATGTCTCGTGTGCTATGGAAAGGCGCAATCAGCTTCGGACTGGTACATATTCCCGTCGGGCTGTATTCCGCTGAGAAGCGAAATAGTTTTGATTTGACCATGGTGGATCGTCGCAACATGAAGCCAATCGGTTTCAAGCGATACAACAAGGAAACGGAAGAAGAGGTTCCGTGGGACCAGATCGTGAAGGGGTACGAATACGAGAAAAACCGCTACGTCATCCTGACCGATGAAGATTTCCGTCAGGCCAATGTCGAGGCTACCCAGACGGTCGATATTCTGCGCTTTGTCGATGAAGAGGACATTGCACCGATGTATTTCGACTCTCCTTACTATCTGGCGCCTGAGGCGCGTGGTGAAAAAGGCTATGTGTTGCTGCGGGACATCCTCAAGCAGACCCACAAGGTGGGCATTGCAAATGTCGTCATCAGCACGCGTCAGTATGTCGCGGCACTACTTCCGGTCAACGAGATGATTCTGATGAATACGCTTCGCTACGCCGATGAGGTACGGGACGCCCAGGACTTAGACATCCTACCGAAGAACAAAAGGGTCGGAGTCACGGCCAAGGAGCGGGAGATGGCGGTTAAACTTGTCGAAGAAATGACCGGGGAGTGGGATCCGAAAGACTATCACGATACGTACCGTGAAGATCTCTTGAAGCTGATCGAGAAGCGCATCAAAGCGGGTCGAACGGAAATGATCGGTGATCCGGAAGGCGAGGCAGTCGAGGCGCCGCCAACACGAGGGAAAGTCGTCGACCTCATGGCCTTGCTGAAACGAAGCGTGAAAGATAAGACCAAGGGACGTCAAATGTCATCGAACCATCAGCGGACGCGTGGACGCTCCGACCGATCTCGGCGCAAGACAGGATAA
- a CDS encoding Regulatory protein AtoC: MRNPNILIVDDDADTQAQLRGVLSKEGYTIDTVATGQAALGLVTRQIPDLVMSDLNMPELDGLSLLGELRSRGYDMPIILMTACGSLKTAVDGIRAGAFDYISKPFILDDLRLIVRRALQLSQLSREKVQPEEQLRNPIRSETLVGSSPAVVSVYKSIARVAQTESTVLLEGESGTGKELIARAIHANSARHAAPFVTIDGGALTETLLESELFGHERGAFTGAVGVKKGLLEKAHLGTCFLDEVADLSPALQGKLLRVIQEREFRRVGGTTTMTVDVRIIAASKKNLSSLVQGGSFREDLYYRLNVVTLRIPPLRERMEDIPLLAQYFVHRYGGSKRKRVTGISAEAMSVLTRYSWPGNVRELEHAIEQAVALTPHPIINPEDLPHVVQAAPEQAVAQARGWVTLAELERAHILRVLKHYDQDLGRSATILGIHRKTLLRKLRQFGLADGPRTTYVHPDILSAPLPTDSTSILFNPQESDHCSPHSIHHSFSGLPMQ; encoded by the coding sequence ATGCGCAATCCTAATATTTTAATCGTCGATGACGATGCCGATACTCAAGCTCAGCTTCGCGGAGTCCTGTCGAAAGAAGGTTACACAATCGATACGGTCGCCACCGGGCAGGCCGCATTAGGGCTTGTCACAAGACAGATCCCGGACCTCGTGATGTCAGATCTCAACATGCCGGAACTCGATGGGCTCTCTTTGCTGGGAGAGTTGCGTTCGCGTGGGTACGATATGCCCATCATTCTTATGACGGCATGCGGCAGCCTCAAGACGGCGGTCGATGGGATTCGAGCCGGTGCGTTTGATTACATCAGTAAACCGTTTATCCTGGATGATCTCAGGCTCATTGTTCGTCGAGCGCTGCAGCTCTCACAGTTGTCGCGCGAAAAGGTGCAACCGGAGGAGCAGCTCCGCAACCCAATCCGCTCGGAGACATTAGTGGGGAGCAGTCCGGCTGTGGTGTCCGTATATAAGTCCATTGCGCGAGTGGCACAAACTGAGAGCACCGTGCTTCTTGAAGGAGAAAGCGGGACCGGAAAAGAACTTATTGCCCGAGCCATTCACGCCAATAGTGCGCGTCATGCCGCACCGTTTGTGACGATCGACGGGGGGGCCTTGACGGAAACCTTGCTTGAGTCCGAGTTGTTTGGGCACGAACGTGGTGCGTTTACCGGTGCCGTCGGTGTGAAGAAAGGTCTTCTGGAAAAGGCGCATCTCGGCACGTGTTTTCTGGACGAAGTCGCTGATCTCTCTCCGGCCCTGCAGGGCAAGCTGCTTCGTGTGATTCAGGAACGAGAATTCCGGCGTGTTGGCGGCACCACAACCATGACGGTTGACGTACGTATCATTGCTGCATCGAAAAAAAATCTGAGCTCGCTCGTCCAGGGTGGAAGTTTCCGTGAAGATCTTTATTATCGCCTCAACGTCGTTACGCTTCGTATCCCCCCACTGCGTGAGCGCATGGAAGACATTCCTCTTCTCGCCCAATATTTTGTGCATAGGTATGGCGGGTCGAAACGGAAGCGAGTCACGGGCATTTCAGCTGAAGCCATGAGCGTGCTCACACGTTATTCATGGCCAGGCAATGTCCGGGAATTGGAACACGCCATCGAACAAGCTGTGGCCCTCACGCCGCATCCCATCATTAATCCGGAGGATCTCCCGCATGTGGTGCAAGCGGCACCGGAGCAGGCCGTCGCACAGGCGCGAGGATGGGTGACCTTAGCCGAATTGGAACGAGCGCATATTCTACGGGTCTTGAAACACTATGACCAAGATCTTGGTCGCTCGGCCACTATTTTAGGGATCCATCGGAAAACACTTCTCCGAAAGCTCCGTCAATTCGGGCTTGCCGATGGTCCACGGACGACCTATGTTCATCCGGACATTCTGTCTGCTCCGTTGCCGACGGATTCCACATCAATTCTTTTCAATCCGCAGGAATCAGATCATTGTTCTCCGCATTCGATACACCATTCGTTTTCAGGATTACCCATGCAGTGA